The following coding sequences are from one Leishmania major strain Friedlin complete genome, chromosome 36 window:
- a CDS encoding putative C-4 sterol methyl oxidase gives MVLAKKQMKIPPIHKLRPGWSAVALHTVIYLLRHDFFTAIVATSIVQPLYHRLILQNTYLQRLSDPALFTLVFAVLCHCVPWAFFNGIFLFFDSIHPQYGIEGLRNNALLAPLGRRMAAYKLPRKPQQLPSAALIFSTMLHTAINHYLIIPVVLYAYLVHTNSCALRAPPPESAIVGFAPEDVVNYMSGSNLRQIPISLVTITSHFLIANVINEMGFYIVHSMLHSSPTLYRVFHKKHHMYTGTISIAAEYATPLEGILANAIPTTAYFTFMFFHYTREEASKSSFVTSARAWPLFITWMWARLWETYEVHSGYCFSDTWLGKLGLLHGHRARFHDFHHTHNVCNYGSGLFMDALLNTMDPYLIYRYPDKHPHTTALKEEDLKEPRDLEVGSEAMDQVRACS, from the coding sequence ATGGTGCTCGCGAAAAAGCAGATGAAGATCCCACCCATCCACAAGCTGCGGCCAGGTTGGtctgcagtggcgctgcacaCCGTCATTTATCTTCTCCGCCACGACTTCTTCACAGCCATTGTTGCCACTTCTATTGTGCAGCCGCTTTACCACCGGCTGATTCTGCAGAACACCTATCTGCAGCGGCTCTCTGACCCCGCCCTCTTCACGCTGGTTTTTGCGGTGCTCTGCCACTGCGTTCCGTGGGCCTTCTTCAATGGcatcttcctcttctttgACAGCATCCACCCTCAGTATGGGATCGAGGGCCTCAGAAACAACGCCCTGCTGGCCCCGCTTGGCCGCAGAATGGCGGCGTACAAGCTTCCCCGGaagccacagcagctgccaTCAGCAGCGCTCATCTTCAGCACCATGTTACACACCGCGATCAATCACTACCTGATTATTCCAGTTGTGCTCTATGCGTACCTGGTGCACACAAACTCGTGCGCTCTGCGTGCCCCACCGCCGGAGAGTGCGATTGTAGGCTTCGCACCAGAAGATGTAGTCAACTACATGAGCGGTAGCAACCTGAGGCAAATTCCGATTAGCCTTGTCACCATCACGTCGCACTTCCTGATCGCCAACGTAATTAACGAGATGGGCTTCTACATTGTCCACAGCATGCTGCACTCGAGCCCCACGCTGTACCGTGTGTTTCACAAGAAGCATCACATGTACACGGGCACCATCAGCATCGCTGCAGAATACGCCACGCCGTTGGAGGGGATTCTCGCAAATGCGATCCCCACTACTGCGTACTTCACGTTTATGTTTTTCCACTACACGCGCGAGGAAGCATCGAAGTCGAGCTTCGTCACGTCAGCGCGGGCGTGGCCTCTCTTTATTACGTGGATGTGGGCGCGCCTCTGGGAGACATACGAGGTGCATAGCGGTTACTGCTTCAGCGACACGTGGCTAGGCAAGCTTGGCCTACTGCATGGGCACCGTGCACGCTTCCACGACTTCCACCATACGCACAACGTCTGCAACTACGGCAGCGGCCTCTTCATGGACGCCCTGCTCAATACAATGGATCCATACCTGATATACCGCTACCCAGACAAGCACCCGCACACGACGGCGCTGAAGGAAGAGGATTTGAAAGAGCCGCGCGATCTGGAAGTGGGCAGTGAAGCAATGGACCAGGTGCGCGCGTGTTCGTGA
- the MBAP gene encoding membrane-bound acid phosphatase precursor, which translates to MRRGIAFLYPCAVVVAVVVSAAVVLAAPMYKVELVQVVHRHGARSPLVDDNHTLICGTEFPCGFLNYEGQAMLVNLGEYLRHRYTEDRSVVSTPYFPYSWYNLSISYTRSTDVLRTLQSANGLLRGLFPNNSDFFPAIHTVGSEGDVLLHSSMVPMIRARFNYAKQERRAACDQVLDRLMSFDQLQAVAAEVHSQGFCANYTLRSRCAERLCDIGRAYESTGRLGSLPLLNRHLEDVCAVTAMSSHFCFAYNASNPVHQKQGAPFYHLAKLLVSNMLAHQQRETAPPYKLYEYSAHDTTISPLAVSFGESSMEAMLPPFGTAFIMELLSLTDAPAASSRFYVRLLRGHSGAKPESNFTFALSHFDMRCRDATGNTYIATDNICPFTDFERFIDSTAPTSPMGTCYLDPGLLLRMDCPIDTSGDNRSLSEDCLFYRKHCSNYSCGTGYYLDAIDYNCHRIPANNSTTVSSPMSSGGIAALSIVLFIIGGVASIGGMEVWKRYKKFKGQQSEVLIV; encoded by the coding sequence ATGCGCAGAGGCATCGCTTTCCTCTACCcgtgcgcggtggtggtggctgtggtggtcagcgcagcggtggtgtTGGCGGCGCCGATGTACAAGGTGGAGCTGGTGCAGGTGGTGCACCGCCACGGAGCCCGCTCCCCGCTCGTCGATGACAACCACACACTCATCTGCGGCACTGAGTTCCCGTGCGGGTTTCTCAACTACGAGGGTCAGGCGATGCTAGTGAACTTGGGTGAGTACCTGCGCCATCGCTACACGGAGGACCGTTCGGTCGTGTCGACGCCATACTTCCCGTACAGCTGGTACAACCTATCTATCTCGTATACGCGCTCGACGgatgtgctgcgcacgctACAGAGCGCCAACGGGCTTCTGCGGGGCCTCTTCCCGAACAACTCAGATTTCTTTCCTGCGATCCACACGGTGGGAAGCGAGGGGGATGTGCTACTGCACAGCTCGATGGTGCCGATGATTCGCGCTCGCTTCAATTACGCGAAGCAGGAGCGGCGGGCCGCGTGCGACCAGGTGTTAGACAGACTAATGTCATTTGATCAGCTGCAGGCGGTAGCGGCGGAGGTACACTCGCAGGGGTTTTGCGCCAACTACACCCTGCGCTCGCGTTGTGCGGAGCGGTTGTGCGACATTGGGCGCGCATACGAGTCCACTGGCCGCTTGGGAAGCCTCCCGCTGCTTAATCGACACCTGGAagacgtgtgtgctgtgacAGCGATGAGCTCACATTTCTGTTTCGCTTACAACGCCAGCAATCCCGTCCATCAGAAGCAAGGTGCACCGTTCTACCACCTGGCGAAACTGCTGGTGAGCAACATGctggcgcaccagcagcgcgagacggcgccgccgtacAAGCTGTACGAGTACAGTGCACACGACACCACTATCTCGCCCCTGGCGGTTTCCTTCGGTGAAAGCTCGAtggaggcgatgctgccgccctTCGGCACAGCGTTTATCATGGAACTCCTGTCGCTGACGGACGCGCCtgccgcgtcgtcgcgctTCTacgtgcggctgctgcgcggccacTCTGGTGCGAAGCCGGAGAGCAACTTCACCTTCGCTCTGAGTCACTTCGACATGCGCTGCAGGGATGCGACAGGCAATACGTACATTGCGACGGACAACATATGTCCCTTCACCGACTTTGAGCGCTTTATAGACTCCACCGCGCCAACGAGCCCGATGGGCACGTGCTACCTAGATCCTGGTCTGCTGCTCCGCATGGACTGTCCGATTGACACCTCCGGCGACAACCGCAGCTTGTCCGAGGACTGCCTCTTCTACCGCAAGCACTGCAGCAATTACTCGTGCGGCACCGGCTACTACCTCGACGCAATCGACTACAACTGCCACCGCATCCCGGCGAACAACTCGACGACTGTGTCGTCGCCCATGTCTAGCGGCGGCATTGCTGCCCTGAGCATCGTGCTCTTCATCATTGGCGGAGTGGCGAGCATCGGCGGCATGGAGGTGTGGAAGCGCTACAAGAAGTTCAAAGGGCAGCAATCCGAGGTGCTTATCGTCTGA
- a CDS encoding chromatin assembly factor 1 subunit b-like protein, whose translation MGSHNTEKEEARTGAHVEGAGLDGEACCAPHQPLRVRTIEILWHFNERNEEAELLGLQSSVTEGITSVDYNPRCHRIVTTGGDGNIRLWEVRVKAVDAWLENTANDMLACCRHLCRMHTSWMPLTARWSPQGEMIASAHCDGKVCLWWRDPAGGSAAAAEASDEGSCCSGLQGASGDSDGDVEEWKAYRHLTGHISDIYDICFSADSRYLLSGAGDGSIVIHDLQGSTMPVLQLTNLHTKFCRGVAWDPWTRFLHTFGCGPSLLCFTHVPKSEGHHRRMHLAGQRKCQGDYIGESCALSYRRLCWSPDGLLLAVPYGKVTRAGQQQAPSTANLLALIEAKEKAEATLQATKDHPQDTSSPTHRTEAARGKNLHDAPVTTIGDAGDDALDDMLHCVYVYTRGAPDKIACRLGVRGLSEVRGVLWAPCFFEPLHADEVLEGCSQQPTALSTAATHGAAAEATTTLSSALPHSASAATAEALPSQLAALEAARQRRGAWGPAEYFMALAVWTSDAVIVYTTDSSSRHSDFTDLHMRSITDVAWSHDASHLYTASLDGYISVIAFGDSLTAAHRLPYFSASPAVRSLCGLLERIERVGVSVEAGRSTGAFSAGAARGCRKAGGDASASAAAAAVAKSSVAVVRKKRKVEKTSGGAAAPSVMAAKEVDMQQLEALISDI comes from the coding sequence aaaggaagaggcgaGAACGGGCGCGCACGTGGAAGGGGCCGGCCTCGACGGAGAAGCGTGCTGCGCTCCCCatcagccgctgcgcgtgcggaCCATTGAGATCCTGTGGCACTTCAATGAACGCAACGAGGAAGCGGAGCTGCTGGGCCTGCAGAGCAGCGTGACGGAGGGCATTACGAGCGTCGACTACAACCCTCGTTGCCATCGCATCGTCACCACCGGTGGCGATGGCAACATTCGCCTGTGGGAAGTGCGCGTCAAAGCGGTCGACGCTTGGCTAGAGAACACCGCAAACGACATGCtggcgtgctgccgccacctgTGCCGCATGCACACCTCCTGGATGCCACTCACAGCGCGGTGGTCGCCGCAAGGAGAGATGATAGCAAGCGCACACTGTGACGGCAAAGTGTGCCTGTGGTGGCGCGACCCTGCCGGTGGAtcagcggccgcagcagaaGCGAGTGACGAAGGtagctgctgcagtggccTACAAGGGGCGTCTGGCGACTCGGACGGCGACGTAGAGGAATGGAAGGCATACCGCCACCTGACCGGGCACATCAGCGATATATACGACATCTGCTTCTCCGCTGATTCCCGCTACCTGCTGAGCGGAGCTGGTGATGGCAGCATTGTCATTCACGATCTGCAAGGCTCCACCATGCCGGTGCTACAGCTCACCAACCTGCACACGAAGTTTTGCCGCGGGGTCGCGTGGGATCCGTGGACGCGGTTTCTTCACACCTTTGGTTGTGGGCCGTCACTACTGTGCTTCACGCACGTGCCGAAGAGCGAgggccaccaccgccgcatgCACCTCGCTGGCCAGCGCAAGTGCCAGGGGGACTACATTGGCGAGTCATGTGCCCTGTCGTATCGCCGCTTGTGTTGGTCGCCAGATGGCTTGCTGCTCGCTGTGCCGTATGGCAAGGTGACGAGGGCTGGtcagcagcaggcgccgaGCACAGCGAACCTGCTGGCCCTCATCGAGGCAAAGGAAAAGGCGGAAGCGACGTTGCAGGCAACGAAAGACCATCCGCAGGACacctcgtcgccgacgcACAGAACGGAGGCTGCCAGGGGTAAAAACCTCCACGACGCGCCTGTGACAACCATTGGAGATGCTGGCGATGATGCGCTGGATGACATGCTTCACTGCGTGTATGTCTACACTCGAGGGGCGCCGGATAAGATCGCCTGTCGACTTGGGGTGCGCGGGCTCAGCGAAGTGCGTGGCGTACTGTGGGCGCCGTGCTTCTTCgagccgctgcacgccgACGAGGTGCTGGAAGGATGCTCGCAGCAGCCCACGGCCCTTTCGACCGCCGCAACccatggcgcggcggctgaaGCGACAACAACACTGTCATCCGCGCTCCCacacagcgccagcgccgcaacagcagagGCTCTGCCGTCGCAGCTGGCAGCACTTGAAGCAGCAcgtcagcgccgcggtgcctGGGGGCCGGCGGAGTACTTCATGGCACTTGCCGTGTGGACCTCAGATGCTGTCATCGTCTACACCACAGACAGCAGCTCTCGCCACAGCGACTTCACCGACTTGCACATGCGCAGCATCACCGATGTTGCTTGGAGTCACGACGCGTCCCACCTCTACACCGCCTCCCTTGACGGGTACATCAGTGTCATCGCGTTTGGCGATTCTCTGACAGCGGCGCATCGGCTACCGTACTTCTCGGCATCGCCCGCGGTGCGCTCGTTGTGCGGGCTCCTGGAACGTATTGAGCGGGTCGGCGTCAGCGTTGAGGCcggccgcagcaccggcgcatTCTCGGCTGGAGCCGCGAGAGGGTGCAGAAAGGCTGGAGGCGACGCCTctgccagcgcagcagcagcggcggtggctaAGTCCAGTGTAGCTGTCGTacggaagaagaggaaggtAGAAAAAACAagtggtggtgccgcggcaCCGTCAGTGATGGCCGCGAAGGAGGTTGAtatgcagcagctggaggcccTCATCTCGGACATCTGA
- a CDS encoding putative DEAD/DEAH box helicase: MLGESVAPPLKAVLQDNSRNPSAWQPLRGASSAPSTDAGGEGRIADASAPAWSQHIQQVVRHAVLDPLRNAPSHIDGSASHDENRRESVAPPSQLDLPAQYKVIVVDALGMPADLPRGAPQSFEDLLELSPSILRTQLQKLMERKRYRVLTPVQAAVIPLMLEYRDVLCIAPTATGKTLCYVYATLMHLLLKDINDRPAAAAAAAGDEGGGVSLNRRQVETFLQEKIDKGEVCPYCELNLSEVRVCPMTGFPHPSASELETDLALRSKERRAKRLEELQSSVAEPRVLVLVPNGQLASQVSAVFRSLHCDYRIHCMVRASSAEEQRKYLQALEGGVDVLVASPETILPALYKHKLSLRRVQTVVMDEVDDIVSVNHFEPMKIILGALPKGVQRPQRLLLGASLPPVAYEMIKTKMLLPSHRFVLVDLKTPAELSRAAPSARASSLSSSSPDKPNAGDAGDPPVAALSATVTGGFLTARTNLCHLVFMVGRAEKVQKLAWLYETGKLNPDQRTLIFCNSRHNVAYVCDKMKELVSQVNFTTLTSHASSSAREGVLKMFRTGVSTSLICTDLLSRGIDFQGVVYVVHYDMPTDMETWMHRCGRCGRGGSLQGRGYIYTFFQPENIKLAKPLVGYLRQHQQLVPPRLREYAKQSFIDVFNNSLFHHPTRPHRKDDPQNSTPVLGRGTRRFPDYKQGTIHKHFRPH, translated from the coding sequence ATGCTCGGAGAGTCTGTAGCTCCGCCGTTGAAAGCCGTACTGCAAGACAACTCGCGAAACCCCAGTGCTTGGCAGCCACTCCGCGGTGCATCGTCAGCGCCCTCGACGGATGCaggcggagaggggcggATCGCGGATGCGTCGGCGCCAGCATGGTCTCAGCACATCCAGCAGGTAGTCCGGCATGCGGTGCTCGACCCTTTGCGCAACGCACCCTCTCACAtcgacggcagcgcatcACATGACGAAAACCGCCGCGAGAGtgtcgcgccgccgtcgcagctgGACTTGCCGGCGCAGTACAAGGTGATAGTTGTGGATGCCCTAGGGATGCCAGCCGATTTGCCGAGAGGTGCCCCACAGAGCTTTGAGGACCTGCTCGAGCTCTCGCCGTCGATCCTTCggacgcagctgcagaagctgATGGAGCGCAAGCGCTACCGCGTCCTCACCCCTGTGCAGGCCGCCGTCATACCGCTTATGCTGGAGTACCGCGATGTGCTCTGTATCGCGCCCACGGCAACTGGCAAGACCCTCTGCTATGTCTACGCAACTCTTATGCACCTCCTGCTGAAGGACATAAATGATCGaccagccgcagcagcagcagccgcgggcgacgagggcggcggtgtcaGCCTGAACCGGCGGCAAGTGGAGACCTTCCTGCAGGAGAAAATCGACAAAGGAGAAGTCTGCCCCTACTGCGAACTAAACCTCAgcgaggtgcgcgtgtgtccaaTGACAGGCTTCCCGCACCCGTCCGCGTCCGAGCTCGAGACCGACCTCGCTCTTCGGTCAAAGGAGCGACGTGCGAAGCGGCTGGAAGAGCTACAATCCTCGGTCGCGGAGCcgcgcgtgctggtgctggtgccgaATGGTCAGCTGGCCTCTCAGGTCTCCGCCGTGTTCCGCTCTCTTCACTGCGACTATAGGATCCACTGCATGGTacgcgcctccagcgcagaggagcagcgcaAGTACCTGCAAGCGCTGGagggcggcgtcgacgtGCTCGTCGCCTCCCCAGAAACCATACTGCCAGCGTTATACAAGCATAAACTGTCCCTGAGGAGAGTGCAGACAGTGGTGATGGATGAAGTGGACGATATCGTCTCTGTGAATCACTTCGAACCCATGAAGATCAtcctcggcgcgctgccaaAGGGCGTGCAACGGCCGCAGCGACTTCTGTTGGGGGCCTCGCTTCCACCCGTTGCCTATGAAATGATCAAGACAAAGATGCTGCTTCCCTCTCACAGATTTGTGCTCGTCGACCTCAAAACCCCGGCAGAGCTAAGTCGTGCTGCTCCTTCTGCTCGAGCGTCGTCACTGTCATCCTCGTCTCCCGACAAGCCAAACGCAGGGGACGCCGGCGATCCCCCTGTAGCAGCCTTGTCTGCCACCGTGACGGGAGGTTTTTTGACCGCGCGCACAAATCTGTGCCACCTCGTATTTATGGTGGGGCGCGCCGAGAAGGTGCAGAAGCTCGCGTGGCTGTACGAGACCGGGAAGCTCAACCCCGACCAGCGCACCCTCATCTTCTGCAACTCACGTCACAACGTCGCCTACGTGTGCGACAAGATGAAAGAGCTAGTTTCGCAGGTGAACTTTACCACGCTGACCTCGCAcgcctcgtcgtcggcgcgGGAAGGTGTACTGAAGATGTTCCGAACAGGGGTGTCGACCAGTCTTATCTGCACAGACCTGCTGAGTCGCGGAATCGACTTCCAGGGCGTGGTCTACGTCGTGCATTACGACATGCCAACAGACATGGAGACCTGGATGCACCGGTGCGGTCGCTGCGGTCGTGGAGGCTCTCTGCAGGGCAGAGGGTACATCTACACCTTTTTCCAGCCGGAGAACATCAAGCTGGCAAAGCCGCTGGTCGGGTATCTCCGCCAGCACCAACAGTTAGTTCCGCCGAGGCTGCGCGAGTACGCGAAGCAGTCTTTCATCGATGTGTTCAACAACTCGCTCTTCCACCATCCGACGCGTCCGCACCGCAAGGATGATCCGCAGAACAGCACGCCGGTTCTCGGCCGAGGCACGCGACGCTTCCCCGACTACAAGCAGGGCACCATTCACAAACACTTCCGGCCACATTGA
- a CDS encoding putative nucleoporin interacting component (NUP93), whose product MFSSTSDLAPRRLGSAGPGGDDASALRVMPSAGDPTDEVRVSLASLTARAQRLVSERGAEQLLRNGFGLFEASRKAAEEARHQANKCQSTSEGYAPATHASVELFMTQHLGFDAQAQQRLLRQLQHRHAQLGVDLGPIDTLPGAEASGFTGIADVDAVVAELKNDILLDVQHAVHQRQTSIVRDQVDTLFKAAWHPFYVRVADDYEALSMGANELAAGKAGASGRLSSTGTAAPSANAFGGVGSGASSSLVDILNSGSSLATELNRRVAAFAAIVEEYAPAQWITHFTAYVTETSLDGANDLTVLWASIVQIIEPMQRRGSEADILSYVASSRRVMERKSLSRLLERVLRMDPIRFEEVENMSASHLMDVIARSCGATNHWMHAFVAMRVGRYDVAQLVMDAIGIQSVRDAMAKMAATPPAERNAMPPASDLQPVYAEAKTKEDPYRQAVLMVLLAGRTGESPAAVLRTILSLAQRVTDSLEDALWLRLSCIRGVDKSAQVTPVQSLRTLQRAVLDDMQDLVCITQGNACRLASFLIHALLPSTGLRLLLENNITHVDGFHMALCFSAQSLLQGRLHSALEAPIDIARHMNRYCSVVLLGVDRRIRATVFAGTAIFAYFHKSGLTEAFVECCLKDTICARLLGSRNAVGGQDALLLRAGTGALSEELIKALMQVAEAASARSEVAKATHVLLAVAFLASQLCRPELQQRALRRAVQMMSPALAQVLHLPSRSSVVSDVLSRAAQLQQAVNAVPRHLSEEAVDAQDYQTFALLCRMADVYAFNVSGNASDAVDAFLQLPFVPPPNTAVTGGVDAYVEAYCNAPGSVQLGASAVLRIAISAAGQLLQHYARNITGGGADVDEKRPRLLHRMQTLLEWARQCCARTSVAYPAVAEEFERTYLC is encoded by the coding sequence ATGTTTAGCTCGACTTCCGATCTTGCCCCGCGACGGCTCGGCAGTGCCGGCcctggcggcgacgacgcctcAGCCTTGCGCGTCATGCCCTCCGCAGGTGATCCCACAGACGAAGTGCGTGTCTCACTTGCCAGCCTTACGGCGCGGGCTCAGAGGCTTGTGTCTGAAAGAGGCGCtgagcagctcctgcgcaACGGGTTCGGCCTTTTCGAGGCCTCCCGCAaggccgcggaggaggcgcgacACCAGGCGAACAAGTGCCAGTCCACGAGCGAGGGCTACGCCCCGGCGACCCACGCGTCGGTGGAGTTGTTCATGACTCAGCACCTCGGCTTCGACGCtcaagcgcagcagcgtctgctgcggcagctgcagcaccgccacgctCAGCTTGGTGTGGATCTCGGCCCGATCGACACCCTACCGGGCGCCGAGGCCTCGGGTTTCACGGGGATCGCGGACGTggacgcggtggtggcagaaCTGAAGAATGACATCTTGCTCGACGTCCAACACGCCGTCCACCAACGTCAAACGAGCATCGTGCGGGACCAGGTCGACACCCTCTTCAAGGCGGCCTGGCACCCCTTCTATGTTCGAGTCGCGGACGACTACGAGGCGCTGTCCATGGGGGCAAACGAGCTCGCCGCTGGCAAGGCAGGAGCCAGTGGTCGCCTGTCCTCCACGGGTACCGCCGCCCCGTCCGCGAACGCATTTGGCGgtgtcggcagcggcgctagCAGTTCCCTGGTAGACATACTCAATAGCGGCTCTTCGTTGGCCACGGAGTTGaaccgccgcgtcgccgcctttGCCGCCATTGTCGAGGAGTACGCGCCGGCGCAGTGGATCACGCACTTCACCGCATACGTCACGGAGACGTCGCTAGACGGGGCGAATGACTTGACGGTGCTGTGGGCATCAATTGTGCAGATTATCGAGCCaatgcagcggcgcggctccGAGGCCGACATCCTGTCCTACGTAGCCAGCAGCCGTCGCGTGATGGAGCGCAAGTCGCTGAGCCGGCTGCTCGAGCGGGTGTTGCGCATGGACCCCATTCGCTTCGAGGAGGTAGAGAACATGAGCGCGTCGCACCTGATGGACGTAATCGCGCGCTCGTGCGGCGCGACGAACCACTGGATGCACGCCTTCGTCGCGATGCGGGTGGGTCGCTACgatgtggcgcagctggtgaTGGATGCTATTGGAATTCAGTCTGTGCGCGATGCAATGGCGAAGATGGCCGCGACACCTCCTGCCGAGCGCAACGCTATGCCGCCCGCGTCCGATCTTCAGCCTGTCTACGCCGAAGCAAAGACAAAAGAAGACCCATATCGACAGGCCGTACTGATGGTGCTGCTCGCTGGCCGCACGGGTGAAAGCCCGGCAGCTGTCCTGCGCACTATCCTGAGCCTCGCACAAAGGGTGACGGACTCTCTGGAAGATGCGTTATGGCTAAGACTGTCATGCATTCGCGGTGTGGACAAGTCGGCGCAGGTTACACCAGTTCAGAGCCTCCGCACGCTCCAGCGTGCAGTTCTCGATGACATGCAGGATCTGGTGTGCATCACGCAGGGAAACGCGTGCCGTCTGGCATCGTTTCTCATCCACGCCTTGCTTCCCTCGACAggtctgcggctgctgttAGAGAACAACATCACCCATGTGGACGGCTTTCACATGGCGTTGTGCTTCAGCGCGCAGAGCCTTTTGCAGGGCAGGCTGCACTCTGCGCTCGAGGCTCCAATCGACATTGCTCGTCACATGAACCGCTACTGCTCCGTGGTGTTGCTGGGCGTCGATCGCCGCATTCGTGCCACCGTGTTTGCAGGGACGGCGATCTTCGCCTACTTCCACAAAAGTGGTTTGACGGAGGCGTTTGTGGAGTGCTGCTTGAAGGATACCATTTGCGCGCGGCTACTGGGCTCGCGCAACGCCGTGGGCGGGCAAGATGCACTGCTCCTGCGGGCCGGTACTGGCGCGCTTTCAGAGGAGCTGATAAAGGCACTCATGCAAGTCGCGGAGGCTGCCTCGGCTCGCAGCGAGGTGGCGAAGGCTACTCACGTTCTACTGGCGGTCGCCTTCCTCGCAAGCCAGCTCTGCCGGCcagagctgcagcaacgGGCTTTACGGCGCGCAGTGCAGATGATGTCGCCAGCTCTCGCTCAGGTGCTGCATCTTCcatcgcgcagcagcgtcgtgtCGGACGTTCTGTCTCGGGCGGCGCAGTTGCAGCAGGCTGTGAACGCTGTCCCGCGCCATCTGAGTGAGGAAGCCGTCGACGCGCAGGACTACCAAACAtttgcgctgctgtgccgcatGGCGGATGTGTATGCTTTTAATGTTAGCGGCAacgccagcgacgccgtggATGCgttcctgcagctgccgtttgtgccgccgccaaaCACCGCTGTGACGGGCGGGGTAGATGCCTATGTTGAGGCGTACTGCAACGCACCTGGAAGCGTGCAGCTAGGCGCCAGTGCGGTGCTACGGATTGCCATCTCAGCAGCAGGgcagcttctccagcacTACGCACGCAACAtcaccggcggtggcgctgacgtCGATGAGAAGAGACcccgcctgctgcaccgaatGCAAACCTTGCTCGAGTGGGCTCGTCAGTGCTGCGCACGGACCAGTGTTGCATACCCGGCTGTCGCAGAAGAATTCGAACGGACGTATCTGTGCTAA